The following coding sequences are from one Musa acuminata AAA Group cultivar baxijiao chromosome BXJ2-4, Cavendish_Baxijiao_AAA, whole genome shotgun sequence window:
- the LOC103981930 gene encoding auxin response factor 18, whose translation MLTFSKSMKESSMKQSDKCLDSQLWHACAGGMVQMPAVNSKVYYFPQGHTEHAQGLVDFGTSQRIPPLILCCVTAVKFMADLETDEVFAKISLVPLRPNEPDFGEDDGLGLSINGVDVQEKPASFAKTLTQSDANNGGGFSVPRYCAETIFPRLDYSADPPVQTVLAKDVHGEIWKFRHIYRGTPRRHLLTTGWSTFVNQKKLVAGDSIVFLRTENGDLCVGIRRAKRGGIGGGPDIPSGWNPPGGNCASSYGGFSVFLREEENKLMRGNGNGGGAGGAMRISGRVRADSVIEAATLAANGQPFEVVYYPRASTPEFCVKAASVKAAMRIQWCPGMRFKMAFETEDSSRISWFMGTISSVQIADPVRWPNSPWRLLQVTWDEPDLLQNVNRVNPWLVELVSNMPAIHLAPFSPPRKKLRIPQHPDFPLEGQLSTPMFPGNPLGHCTSPLFCFPDSTPAGIQGARHSQFGISLSDLHHNKLQSGLFHAGFHRLNHTSSLSRISAGVAVDSPAIDKNISCLLTIGNTSQSIKNPCNAKPQQLMLFGKPILTEEQISLSNSGDMVSPGATGYSSPDGNLEKTTKFPEASGSATNKNVAVDNSSCNRFEWYGDHHSSDLGLETGHCKVFMESDDVGRTLDLSVFGSYEELYRRLADMFGIEKSEMMSHVIYKDAAGAVKLTGDEPFSDFMKTARRLTILTDSGSDNIGRSMLPGSFSTNLQCCS comes from the exons ATGCTCACATTTAGCAAATCGATGAAAGAATCATCAATGAAGCAAAGTGACAAGTGCCTGGACTCCCAGCTGTGGCATGCCTGCGCCGGTGGAATGGTTCAGATGCCAGCAGTGAACTCCAAGGTCTACTACTTCCCACAGGGTCACACGGAGCATGCCCAAGGCCTTGTGGATTTTGGGACCTCCCAGCGAATCCCACCTCTGATCCTTTGCTGTGTAACTGCTGTGAAATTTATGGCTGATCTGGAGACTGACGAGGTGTTTGCAAAAATCAGCCTGGTTCCACTGAGACCCAACGAGCCAGACTTTGGAGAAGATGATGGACTGGGTCTCAGTATAAATGGAGTTGATGTACAAGAAAAGCCGGCATCTTTTGCCAAGACTTTGACACAATCGGATGCCAATAATGGTGGGGGCTTCTCTGTCCCACGTTACTGTGCTGAGACCATCTTCCCGAGGTTGGACTACTCGGCTGACCCTCCTGTGCAGACCGTGCTTGCAAAGGATGTGCATGGTGAGATTTGGAAGTTTAGGCACATATACAGGGGGACACCTCGTCGGCATTTGCTGACAACTGGGTGGAGCACTTTTGTTAACCAGAAGAAGCTTGTGGCAGGCGATTCAATTGTGTTCTTGAGAACAGAGAATGGGGATCTCTGTGTGGGAATCCGACGGGCTAAACGAGGTGGGATTGGTGGGGGACCAGATATCCCATCAGGATGGAACCCACCGGGTGGGAATTGTGCATCTAGCTATGGGGGCTTCTCTGTCTTCCTaagggaggaagaaaataaaTTGATGAGGGGAAATGGCAATGGTGGTGGTGCTGGTGGGGCTATGAGGATTAGTGGAAGAGTAAGGGCAGATTCTGTCATCGAGGCAGCAACACTTGCAGCTAATGGGCAACCTTTTGAGGTTGTGTATTATCCTAGAGCAAGTACACCAGAGTTCTGTGTGAAGGCTGCATCAGTAAAAGCTGCAATGAGGATCCAATGGTGTCCAGGGATGAGATTTAAGATGGCTTTTGAAACTGAGGATTCCTCGCGGATTAGTTGGTTCATGGGGACGATATCTTCTGTTCAGATTGCAGATCCTGTACGGTGGCCTAATTCGCCTTGGAGACTTCTGCAG gtcacatgggatgaaCCAGATCTGTTACAAAATGTGAACCGTGTGAACCCATGGCTAGTTGAACTGGTCTCAAACATGCCAGCTATCCATCTTGCTCCCTTCTCTCCGCCGAGGAAAAAGCTCCGCATCCCTCAACACCCTGATTTTCCCCTTGAAGGCCAACTTTCAACACCAATGTTCCCCGGAAATCCCCTTGGTCACTGCACCAGTCCTCTATTCTGTTTCCCAGACAGTACTCCTGCAGGCATACAGGGAGCCAGGCATTCTCAATTTGGTATATCTTTATCAGATCTCCACCATAACAAACTGCAGTCAGGTCTGTTCCATGCTGGCTTTCACCGCCTTAATCACACATCTTCACTCTCAAGAATATCAGCAGGTGTAGCCGTTGATAGTCCTGCCATTGATAAAAACATTTCTTGTTTGTTAACAATTGGCAATACTTCCCAAAGCATAAAGAATCCCTGCAATGCAAAGCCACAACAATTAATGCTTTTTGGGAAGCCAATACTAACCGAGGAGCAAATTTCTCTGAGCAACTCTGGGGATATGGTCTCCCCTGGAGCCACTGGATACAGTTCTCCTGATGGGAATCTAGAGAAGACAACCAAATTTCCAGAAGCATCTGGTTCTGCAACTAACAAAAATGTGGCTGTGGATAATTCATCTTGTAACAGATTTGAGTGGTACGGGGATCACCATTCATCAGACCTTGGTCTGGAGACTGGACATTGCAAGGTTTTTATGGAATCAGATGATGTTGGCCGCACCCTTGATCTCTCTGTGTTTGGTTCTTATGAAGAACTATACAGAAGGCTAGCCGACATGTTTGGGATTGAGAAATCTGAGATGATGAGCCATGTGATTTATAAGGATGCGGCTGGTGCAGTTAAACTCACTGGAGATGAACCTTTCAG tgactTTATGAAAACGGCACGGAGGCTGACAATATTAACAGATTCGGGCAGTGATAACATAGGAAG ATCGATGCTACCAGGATCGTTCAGCACAAACCTACAGTGCTGCAGTTGA